A region of Bacteroidota bacterium DNA encodes the following proteins:
- a CDS encoding transaldolase family protein, which translates to MELYLDSANLKEIEEGFKLGFLNGLTTTPTFMQREGITDIDGMIVKLSKIVPILQIEALGDTAEDILKEAQRQLDLGLDIKKTVFKIPVSLEGVRACKLLRNHGMMVNVHLVYTLQQAYMAMQAGATYVCPLVGRLQDQGHDALDLVAQIVDAVDHYGYDTKVMFSSVRTMEHIRNALNLGVHTITVPLKIMKQLTENHFTTVGTDQFIQDTRLMTVRVKEALNSVNPIVDANTNLAEAIVKMTEYGFGAITVVNADGSLKGVFTDGDLRRKLTTDGRDVLGKSIGDFTYNQPISIEGGALLNEAAGLFKSTKVDTILVTDNGKPIGMLDIQDLEG; encoded by the coding sequence ATGGAATTATATTTAGACTCAGCCAATCTAAAAGAGATTGAAGAAGGCTTTAAATTAGGCTTTTTAAATGGTTTAACAACTACCCCTACTTTTATGCAAAGAGAAGGCATAACTGATATTGACGGTATGATTGTAAAGCTATCGAAAATAGTGCCTATCTTACAAATTGAAGCTCTTGGCGATACTGCCGAAGATATTTTAAAAGAAGCTCAACGTCAATTAGACTTAGGATTAGATATTAAAAAAACGGTATTTAAAATACCTGTTTCTTTAGAAGGTGTACGTGCTTGTAAATTATTACGCAACCATGGAATGATGGTTAACGTACATTTGGTTTACACTTTGCAACAAGCTTATATGGCTATGCAAGCAGGTGCTACTTACGTTTGCCCGTTGGTTGGTCGTTTACAAGACCAAGGACATGACGCATTGGATTTAGTAGCTCAAATTGTTGATGCTGTTGACCACTATGGTTACGATACTAAAGTAATGTTCTCATCAGTTCGTACTATGGAGCACATTCGTAATGCTTTAAACTTAGGCGTTCATACCATTACTGTTCCGTTAAAAATAATGAAACAGTTAACAGAAAATCATTTTACTACTGTTGGAACTGATCAGTTTATTCAAGATACCCGTTTAATGACGGTAAGAGTAAAAGAAGCTTTGAATAGTGTAAACCCAATAGTTGATGCAAATACCAATTTAGCGGAAGCCATTGTAAAAATGACTGAGTATGGCTTTGGTGCCATTACAGTTGTAAATGCTGATGGTAGCTTAAAAGGTGTATTTACTGATGGCGATTTACGTAGAAAACTAACTACTGACGGAAGAGATGTATTGGGTAAATCAATTGGTGATTTTACTTACAACCAACCTATCTCTATTGAAGGTGGTGCTTTATTAAACGAAGCTGCCGGTTTATTTAAATCAACTAAAGTAGATACTATATTGGTTACTGATAATGGTAAACCAATTGGTATGTTAGATATACAAGATTTAGAAGGATAA
- the kdsB gene encoding 3-deoxy-manno-octulosonate cytidylyltransferase — protein MIVGIIPARYASTRFPGKPLIDIDGKTMIQRVYEQASSAKSLAHVIVATDDERIYKHVESFGGKAVYTNENHPSGTDRCMEALVNAGLQADYIINIQGDEPFIDPSQIELLAALCNGQTELATLMIKVDGHEVLFDKGEVKITLNTDMEALYFSRMVIPYIKGVAETEWHLHHNYYRHVGMYAYRKDILEAVCKLSPSSLEKAESLEQLRWLENGYKIKCAITEHDSHCIDTPEDVEKVLKLLKHK, from the coding sequence ATGATAGTAGGAATTATACCAGCCCGTTATGCCAGTACGCGTTTTCCTGGCAAGCCATTGATAGATATTGATGGTAAAACCATGATACAACGTGTATATGAACAAGCCAGTTCAGCAAAATCATTAGCACACGTAATAGTAGCCACCGATGATGAACGTATATACAAACATGTAGAAAGTTTTGGTGGCAAGGCAGTATATACCAATGAGAACCACCCAAGCGGTACAGACAGATGCATGGAAGCGTTGGTGAATGCAGGTTTACAAGCCGATTATATTATCAATATACAAGGTGACGAACCTTTTATTGACCCAAGCCAAATAGAGTTGTTAGCTGCTTTATGCAATGGACAAACGGAGTTAGCTACTTTAATGATAAAAGTAGATGGACACGAGGTATTGTTTGACAAAGGCGAAGTGAAAATAACGCTGAATACAGACATGGAAGCACTTTATTTTAGCAGAATGGTTATTCCGTATATAAAAGGAGTAGCAGAAACAGAGTGGCATTTACACCACAATTATTACCGCCACGTAGGCATGTATGCTTATAGAAAAGATATTTTAGAGGCAGTATGTAAGTTATCACCTTCCTCGTTAGAGAAAGCAGAATCGTTAGAGCAATTGAGGTGGTTAGAGAATGGTTATAAAATTAAATGCGCCATTACCGAGCATGATAGCCATTGTATAGATACGCCCGAAGATGTAGAAAAAGTTTTAAAGCTATTGAAGCATAAATAA